A part of Marinobacter psychrophilus genomic DNA contains:
- a CDS encoding gamma-glutamylcyclotransferase → MSFDTTEHNRQRNCFDGVESVWLFGYGSLIYKVDFPFLDQRPATIEGWARRFWQGSHDHRGTPDAPGRVVTLIEAPNVCCKGMAYRVSPDVFAHLDVREKNGYLRFVTPMIFADGTREDGLVYIATEDNAAFLGPADDADIARQIAASEGPSGRNRDYLLNLATALRAMGDDDPHVFALESYLR, encoded by the coding sequence ATGTCTTTTGACACCACTGAACATAATCGTCAGCGCAACTGCTTTGATGGAGTAGAGTCGGTCTGGTTGTTTGGTTATGGCTCGCTCATCTACAAAGTTGACTTTCCCTTTCTGGATCAGCGCCCGGCGACTATTGAAGGTTGGGCTCGTCGATTTTGGCAGGGGTCCCATGATCATCGTGGAACACCTGATGCGCCTGGCCGTGTGGTCACCCTGATCGAAGCGCCCAACGTTTGCTGCAAAGGTATGGCTTACCGGGTCTCGCCTGACGTCTTTGCGCACCTGGATGTGCGGGAGAAGAATGGCTATCTGCGATTTGTCACTCCGATGATTTTTGCTGATGGCACTCGCGAGGATGGCCTCGTGTATATCGCCACTGAAGATAACGCCGCTTTCCTCGGCCCTGCTGACGATGCGGACATCGCCAGGCAGATCGCTGCGTCTGAAGGCCCCAGCGGTCGTAATCGCGACTATCTTCTAAACCTAGCCACCGCATTGCGAGCAATGGGTGACGATGATCCTCATGTGTTCGCGCTTGAGAGCTATCTGCGCTGA
- the glyS gene encoding glycine--tRNA ligase subunit beta: protein MATQDFLVELGTEELPPKALKPLSDAFTQGIVSGLQAAGIEFGAVEPFAAPRRLALRIRDLAHAQPDKPVEKRGPAVKAAFDDAGNPTRALTGFATSLGVTPDELDTLETDKGAWLVFRTVEQGRTTAELMPELIEQSLAALPIPKRMRWGAHRTEFVRPVHWLVMLYGSTVIDHPIMGLKPGNKTRGHRFHCPKSLIIPTPADYEVVLRQEGYVLADFAQRREQIRKGVNALALQQSCVAVIDEALLDEVTALNEWPVPLMGRFEERFLQVPAEALISSMKEHQKYFHLVDDNGQMQPFFITVANLESKDPSQVIAGNEKVIRPRLSDAAFFYETDRKKRLDQRIDRLKPIVFQDKLGSVYDKSVRVAALAGKIAQAIGSDPALAERAAMLAKTDLVTEMVLEFTDLQGIMGQYYATHDGEHADVASALNEQYMPRFAKDNLPTTLTGCAVAIADRLDSLVGLFGINQPPSGTRDPFALRRAALGVLRIIIERQLPLDLQTCCDWAAQQFTDLPAENPSTSVVDYMLERFRAYYDEQGISAEVYLAVHARRPTRPLDFDRRVKAVEAFRQRPEAGALAAANKRVSNILAKQSENTVHDTVDASLLQDPAELALAEQVNHQTDTVLPLFEKGDYTAALHSLAVLHQPVDRFFDEVMVMADNEAVRNNRLALLNRLRNLFLRVADISLLPSAS from the coding sequence ATGGCAACACAGGATTTTCTAGTTGAACTGGGCACCGAAGAATTGCCGCCAAAAGCCCTGAAGCCGCTTTCTGATGCGTTCACTCAAGGCATTGTTAGTGGCCTGCAAGCCGCCGGCATTGAGTTTGGTGCGGTAGAACCTTTCGCCGCACCACGGCGCCTGGCCCTGCGCATTCGCGACTTGGCCCACGCCCAACCCGACAAGCCAGTGGAGAAGCGCGGCCCAGCCGTAAAAGCCGCATTTGACGACGCCGGTAACCCAACCCGGGCACTGACCGGTTTTGCCACGTCGCTGGGCGTTACCCCCGACGAACTCGACACCCTGGAAACCGACAAAGGCGCCTGGCTGGTGTTCCGCACCGTAGAGCAGGGCAGGACCACCGCCGAGTTGATGCCAGAGTTGATCGAGCAGTCACTGGCCGCACTGCCGATTCCCAAGCGCATGCGCTGGGGTGCTCACCGCACAGAATTTGTGCGCCCGGTACACTGGCTGGTCATGCTGTATGGCAGCACCGTGATTGATCACCCGATCATGGGCCTGAAGCCCGGCAACAAAACCCGTGGCCACCGCTTCCACTGCCCGAAATCACTGATCATTCCTACCCCGGCCGACTACGAAGTGGTGCTGCGTCAGGAAGGTTACGTGCTGGCTGATTTTGCCCAGCGTCGGGAACAGATTCGCAAGGGCGTGAACGCCCTGGCACTGCAACAGAGCTGCGTTGCGGTGATTGACGAAGCCCTACTGGACGAAGTGACCGCCCTGAACGAATGGCCGGTGCCGCTGATGGGGCGTTTTGAAGAGCGTTTCCTGCAAGTGCCTGCTGAAGCACTTATTTCGTCCATGAAAGAACACCAAAAGTACTTCCATCTGGTGGATGACAACGGCCAGATGCAGCCATTTTTCATCACCGTCGCCAACCTGGAAAGCAAAGACCCGTCACAGGTCATAGCCGGTAACGAAAAAGTGATTCGCCCGCGCCTGTCCGACGCGGCGTTCTTTTACGAAACCGACCGCAAAAAGCGCCTGGACCAGCGCATTGATCGGCTCAAGCCCATCGTATTTCAGGATAAACTGGGCAGCGTTTACGACAAATCTGTGCGCGTCGCCGCTTTGGCCGGCAAGATTGCTCAAGCCATTGGCAGCGACCCGGCATTGGCCGAGCGCGCCGCCATGCTGGCGAAAACCGATCTGGTCACCGAAATGGTGCTGGAATTTACCGATCTGCAAGGCATCATGGGCCAGTACTACGCCACCCACGACGGCGAACACGCCGACGTCGCTAGCGCTCTGAACGAACAGTACATGCCGCGCTTCGCCAAAGACAACCTGCCCACCACCTTGACCGGATGCGCCGTGGCCATTGCCGACCGGCTGGACTCTCTGGTCGGCCTGTTTGGCATCAACCAACCGCCATCTGGCACCCGTGACCCGTTCGCCCTGCGCCGTGCCGCCCTGGGTGTGCTGCGCATTATTATCGAGCGTCAACTTCCGCTGGACCTGCAAACCTGCTGCGACTGGGCGGCGCAACAGTTCACTGACCTGCCAGCCGAAAACCCCTCCACCAGCGTGGTGGATTACATGCTGGAACGCTTCCGCGCCTATTATGACGAGCAGGGCATTAGCGCTGAAGTGTATCTCGCCGTTCATGCTCGCCGGCCCACTCGCCCGCTGGATTTCGACCGCCGGGTAAAAGCGGTAGAAGCCTTCCGTCAGCGCCCTGAGGCCGGAGCGCTGGCCGCCGCCAACAAACGAGTGTCCAACATTCTGGCCAAGCAGAGCGAAAACACAGTGCACGACACAGTCGATGCCAGCCTGCTGCAAGACCCCGCCGAACTCGCCCTGGCCGAACAGGTTAACCATCAGACCGACACCGTGCTGCCGCTGTTCGAAAAGGGTGACTATACAGCCGCTCTGCATTCACTAGCCGTTCTGCACCAACCGGTGGACCGCTTCTTCGATGAAGTGATGGTGATGGCAGACAACGAAGCCGTGCGCAATAATCGTTTGGCCCTGCTGAATCGACTGCGTAATCTGTTCCTGCGGGTAGCGGATATTTCCCTGCTACCCAGCGCCAGCTAA
- the gmhB gene encoding D-glycero-beta-D-manno-heptose 1,7-bisphosphate 7-phosphatase, with product MLIILDRDGVINQYAGGYICSPDDWHPIPGSIKAIARLCSAGHRIAIATNQSGIARGYYDRDTLDAMHRKLGRLLRIAGGHIDFIAYCPHHPDEHCTCRKPEPGLLQQIQRHFNLKTLAGSVMVGDSRKDLEAAAKKGCQPILVRTGNGLDTEQELQTRPLAESAQVLVYDNLRSFTDAFLSGRDW from the coding sequence GTGCTCATCATTCTGGACCGGGACGGGGTGATCAACCAGTACGCAGGCGGGTATATCTGCTCGCCAGACGACTGGCACCCCATTCCCGGCAGCATCAAAGCCATTGCCCGCCTTTGCAGCGCGGGGCATCGGATTGCCATAGCCACCAACCAGTCCGGTATTGCCCGCGGCTACTACGACCGCGATACGTTAGACGCCATGCACCGCAAACTCGGCCGCCTGTTAAGGATTGCCGGTGGCCACATCGACTTCATTGCCTACTGCCCCCACCACCCGGACGAACACTGTACGTGTCGCAAGCCGGAACCTGGCCTGCTGCAGCAAATCCAACGGCATTTCAATTTGAAAACACTGGCAGGTAGCGTGATGGTCGGCGATAGCCGAAAAGACCTGGAAGCCGCCGCCAAAAAAGGCTGCCAGCCGATTTTGGTGCGCACCGGCAACGGCCTGGACACCGAACAGGAGTTGCAAACCCGGCCACTGGCGGAATCTGCCCAAGTGCTCGTCTATGACAACCTTCGCAGCTTTACCGACGCGTTTTTATCCGGCAGAGACTGGTAA
- a CDS encoding competence/damage-inducible protein A, whose amino-acid sequence MNSTPIPRFGLILIGDELLNGRKQDAHLAAMIPRFEARGLELSWVRTIADDDELITQTLTQTFASPDVVFSFGGIGATPDDLTRQCAAAALGLDLALHREAEVEIRSRLGSRLNPLHLRMGEFPIGSRIIPNPINGIPGFAIHRHHFVPGFPKMAWPMVEWVLDHDYVDYQAVNRTVSQTLVLTDTSEGSLIPLMELLLAEHPDLRLACLPNADGRREVELSLKGDPAHVVAGMSRLRVLLQELAG is encoded by the coding sequence ATGAATAGCACACCCATACCCCGTTTCGGTCTCATCCTGATTGGTGACGAGCTGTTGAACGGTCGCAAGCAGGACGCCCATCTGGCCGCCATGATTCCGCGGTTTGAAGCGCGCGGACTGGAGTTGTCGTGGGTGCGCACGATTGCGGATGATGATGAGTTGATTACCCAGACGCTGACGCAAACCTTTGCCAGCCCGGACGTGGTGTTCAGCTTCGGCGGCATTGGTGCGACTCCGGACGATCTGACCCGTCAGTGCGCGGCCGCGGCTCTGGGGCTAGACCTTGCCCTGCATCGCGAAGCCGAGGTGGAAATTCGGTCACGGCTGGGTTCACGATTGAATCCGCTGCACCTGCGCATGGGGGAGTTTCCGATCGGCAGCCGAATCATTCCTAATCCGATTAACGGCATTCCCGGTTTCGCCATTCATCGCCATCATTTTGTGCCCGGTTTTCCCAAAATGGCTTGGCCGATGGTGGAGTGGGTGCTGGATCATGATTACGTCGACTACCAGGCGGTCAATCGCACCGTTAGCCAGACCCTGGTGCTGACCGATACGTCGGAGGGGTCGTTGATTCCATTGATGGAGTTGCTGCTGGCGGAGCATCCGGATTTGCGCCTGGCCTGTTTGCCCAATGCGGACGGTCGACGCGAGGTGGAGCTGAGCCTGAAAGGCGATCCTGCACACGTGGTTGCCGGGATGAGCCGTCTGCGAGTGTTATTGCAGGAGCTGGCGGGCTGA